Proteins from one Ketobacter alkanivorans genomic window:
- a CDS encoding Tll0287-like domain-containing protein, with protein sequence MRCATWLVYSLVCFCTFSASAFAESPPPPDLSNLEQEAQAITQQFGKELKTVLQATIMTSGPVEAIRVCNTSAPKIAQQLAQQKGWEVGRTSHKVRNPDNAPDQWEQDTIALWQNKIARGAPVENMKASQVIVQGGVATYRYMSAIPTGGLCLNCHGTSISGPVNNALNDLYPTDQATGFIKGELRGAFSLQKAL encoded by the coding sequence ATGCGCTGCGCTACTTGGTTGGTTTATTCATTGGTTTGTTTTTGTACATTTTCGGCCTCAGCATTTGCCGAAAGCCCACCGCCGCCCGATCTATCTAACCTGGAACAGGAAGCACAGGCCATCACCCAACAATTTGGCAAGGAACTGAAAACTGTGTTGCAGGCCACTATCATGACCAGCGGCCCAGTTGAAGCTATCCGGGTATGCAATACAAGCGCCCCTAAAATAGCGCAGCAGCTGGCTCAGCAGAAAGGGTGGGAGGTTGGCCGTACCAGCCACAAGGTGCGCAATCCTGATAATGCACCAGATCAATGGGAGCAGGACACCATAGCCCTGTGGCAGAATAAAATAGCCCGTGGCGCACCTGTAGAAAACATGAAAGCCTCACAGGTGATCGTACAAGGCGGCGTAGCCACATATCGATACATGAGTGCGATCCCGACAGGGGGTCTGTGCCTGAATTGCCACGGCACCAGCATTTCCGGCCCGGTCAATAACGCGCTGAATGATCTATACCCAACGGATCAGGCCACAGGCTTCATCAAGGGTGAGCTACGCGGTGCCTTTAGCCTGCAAAAAGCGCTTTAG
- a CDS encoding TetR/AcrR family transcriptional regulator — MKTKDRILLESLKLFNRRGERNVSTNHIAAALDISPGNLYYHFRNKNEIVYQLFLQYEQQVRGFMTVPQERDITFQDKVNYLEDILNSMWDFRFLHQDLHHLLQDDDRLRIAYREFSSRTVADGRKILLSMAESGVLRANAEQIDALILNIWVMVVSWSSFLQSISIQNNEGGTLRKGMLKRAIYQIIALEEPFLCESVQALLPELKKHYLDGASTDPLALFPSILDDAQLS, encoded by the coding sequence ATGAAGACCAAAGACCGTATTCTGCTTGAAAGTCTGAAGCTGTTTAACCGGCGAGGGGAGCGCAATGTGTCCACTAACCACATTGCAGCGGCTCTGGATATCAGTCCGGGTAACCTGTACTACCATTTCCGCAACAAGAACGAGATCGTATACCAGCTGTTTCTGCAGTATGAACAGCAGGTGCGGGGTTTCATGACTGTACCTCAGGAGCGCGACATCACTTTCCAGGATAAGGTTAATTACCTGGAAGATATTCTGAACAGCATGTGGGATTTCCGCTTCCTGCATCAGGATTTGCATCATCTATTGCAAGACGATGACCGGCTGCGAATCGCTTATCGTGAGTTTTCATCCCGTACCGTTGCCGATGGGCGTAAAATTCTGTTGTCCATGGCGGAGTCTGGGGTGTTGCGGGCAAATGCCGAGCAGATCGACGCACTTATTCTTAATATTTGGGTGATGGTGGTGTCCTGGTCGTCGTTCTTACAGTCCATTTCCATTCAAAACAATGAAGGCGGCACTTTGCGCAAAGGAATGCTGAAGCGGGCCATCTACCAGATAATTGCCCTGGAAGAGCCATTCCTCTGCGAGTCAGTGCAGGCGTTATTACCGGAGCTGAAAAAACACTATCTGGATGGTGCCAGTACCGATCCGTTGGCATTGTTCCCTTCCATTTTGGATGACGCGCAACTCAGCTAA
- a CDS encoding RCC1 domain-containing protein, which produces MRYLMQGFMLLMVAMSLMACSDPLEYQITVTKSGEGLVTGGSTIHCGDTCSGTYTQAQWVPFATTLKAHNTSDWDFLGWSSATGDRCGPDPQCTVPLPTRCVEWGPALCSEYEGSSGSAHAVFQPKGTIVSQDWYGLQTMCWVNDTGFLSCWNMANAPSVFDADEVKIGSESAGCVRTGNSFTCWGALADEAPAQLTSVDDFVVTRYFACALGGGEVACWSMDGSLPDLSNPVAIWGDDARVCARDDTGDQCWGVGFDGQTRVPPLNQPSLIDVTGSRSCALDGDGIQCWDRSGLSVSIPLIAQNPRQFGTSAPAFDEPHYCLLDDAGLRCFNAAGGLVELPVALADSSSFELSENGRLCGQDSSGVDCTLLGIASEPVRYEALLNPTAWDYSNDDNGGCTASGNQLQCWRRSGDFWPASEVEGWELSIANPSLMYVDRHSWCVAGTAGLSCQGRSDDKLLIASQPQGLQNITAMDSTDEVRCVIHDGQLSCWGQSEFGVTEVPPLSNPRQVQVGYYHACALDDSGVVCWGEKLENQ; this is translated from the coding sequence GGAGGCAGTACAATTCACTGTGGTGATACCTGTAGCGGAACCTATACCCAAGCCCAATGGGTTCCCTTTGCTACTACTCTTAAAGCGCACAATACATCGGATTGGGATTTTCTTGGCTGGTCTTCTGCAACGGGAGATCGGTGTGGCCCTGATCCTCAATGTACGGTGCCGCTACCGACTCGCTGTGTGGAGTGGGGCCCTGCGCTGTGCTCAGAGTATGAAGGTTCAAGCGGATCAGCCCATGCCGTATTCCAACCAAAAGGTACCATCGTGTCGCAGGATTGGTATGGCTTGCAGACCATGTGCTGGGTAAATGACACGGGTTTCCTGAGTTGCTGGAATATGGCCAACGCCCCCAGCGTATTCGATGCGGATGAAGTCAAAATAGGCAGCGAAAGCGCTGGCTGCGTGCGCACGGGTAATAGTTTCACCTGCTGGGGCGCTTTGGCTGACGAAGCACCAGCACAGTTAACCAGTGTCGACGATTTCGTGGTGACCCGTTATTTCGCCTGCGCATTGGGCGGTGGCGAGGTGGCTTGTTGGAGTATGGATGGTTCTTTGCCAGATCTGAGCAATCCAGTTGCAATCTGGGGCGACGATGCCAGAGTCTGCGCACGCGACGATACGGGTGATCAGTGTTGGGGGGTAGGATTTGACGGTCAAACCCGGGTACCACCGTTGAACCAGCCCAGCTTGATCGATGTGACCGGTTCACGCAGCTGCGCGCTGGATGGTGATGGCATTCAATGCTGGGATCGATCGGGTCTAAGCGTAAGCATTCCGCTGATTGCCCAGAACCCGCGACAGTTTGGCACTAGCGCGCCCGCCTTTGATGAACCCCATTATTGTCTGCTGGATGATGCGGGCCTGCGCTGTTTTAACGCTGCCGGTGGCTTGGTTGAATTACCCGTGGCCCTGGCGGATTCCAGTAGCTTTGAGCTTTCCGAAAACGGTCGCCTCTGTGGGCAGGACAGCAGTGGCGTAGACTGCACGTTATTGGGCATAGCAAGTGAGCCTGTTCGTTATGAGGCTTTATTGAATCCTACCGCTTGGGACTATTCCAATGATGATAATGGAGGCTGTACTGCCAGTGGCAATCAACTGCAATGTTGGCGGCGCAGTGGCGATTTTTGGCCTGCTTCTGAAGTTGAGGGGTGGGAGCTGAGCATAGCCAATCCCAGCCTTATGTACGTCGACAGGCACAGCTGGTGTGTGGCGGGAACGGCTGGCCTTTCCTGTCAGGGGCGATCCGACGATAAGCTGCTGATTGCGTCACAGCCGCAAGGCTTACAGAACATCACCGCGATGGATTCTACGGATGAGGTGCGTTGTGTGATCCACGATGGTCAGCTTTCTTGCTGGGGCCAGAGTGAGTTTGGTGTAACCGAGGTGCCACCGTTGAGCAATCCGCGCCAAGTGCAGGTGGGCTATTATCACGCCTGTGCATTGGATGATAGCGGTGTTGTGTGCTGGGGGGAAAAACTGGAAAACCAATAA